One genomic segment of Trichoplusia ni isolate ovarian cell line Hi5 chromosome 5, tn1, whole genome shotgun sequence includes these proteins:
- the LOC113493858 gene encoding uncharacterized protein LOC113493858: MQFVLSLALVASSEAFFLKWGSDSASQSTAQKTWVQPLPPNMSPSYRYQYTYTPYEPRKVYQMQPSQYQQQEMVQQNMGPIPISMPAGASLKPVSLQHVQLVPCMCPVAPEEAEKLQEQVGPGPYMAQTYTQPSYTVPQQVSTDNVQNPNKQ, translated from the exons ATGCAGTTCGTGCTAAGTCTAGCGTTGGTTGCGTCATCCGAAGCGTTTTTCCTGAAATGGGGCTCTGATTCAGC TAGCCAGTCGACAGCCCAAAAGACTTGGGTGCAGCCCCTACCACCGAACATGTCACCGAGCTACCGCTACCAATACACGTACACTCCGTACGAGCCCCGCAAGGTGTACCAGATGCAGCCATCGCAGTACCAGCAGCAGGAGATGGTGCAGCAGAACATGGGCCCGATACCGATCAGCATGCCGGCCGGCGCCAGCCTCAAGCCCGTCTCGCTGCAGCACGTCCAACTGGTCCCCTGCATGTGCCCTGTAGCCCCTGAGGAGGCCGAGAAACTCCAGGAACAAGTTGGCCCCGGACCCTACATGGCTCAAACCTACACACAGCCTTCGTACACCGTCCCACAACAAGTCTCCACGGACAATGTCCAGAATCCAAACAAGCAGTAG
- the LOC113493917 gene encoding uncharacterized histidine-rich protein DDB_G0274557-like: MYYIKIMLSFIMLLAILVITTEGRNKKVVIHVPYKVKKIRHTHTVYKTIHHHHTHHEPHVDHEEHEHFHHMHIHDEPPSGQHSQPVPGIGIPEFLPDLPDSALDIPDVPSHEYPVLPGRHIAHVPLYRRN; encoded by the exons ATGTATTATATAAag ATTATGTTGAGTTTCATTATGCTGCTGGCGATATTAGTAATTACAACGGAAGG GCGCAACAAGAAGGTGGTGATCCACGTGCCGTACAAAGTGAAGAAGATCAGACACACGCACACGGTGTACAAGACGATACACCATCACCACACGCACCACGAACCCCACGTAGACCACGAAGAACACGAGCATTTCCACCACATGCACATACACGATGAGCCGCCTTCAGGGCAGCACAGCCAGCCGGTCCCGGGGATCGGGATCCCGGAATTTCTTCCGGACCTTCCGGATTCCGCGCTCGACATCCCTGATGTGCCGTCTCACGAGTATCCAGTCTTACCCGGTCGTCACATCGCACATGTTCCGCTCTATAGAAGGAATTAG
- the LOC113493916 gene encoding uncharacterized protein LOC113493916: protein MVFSSSKPKILLPQDLQEKIYLLSNLYKPTDLDSANYQNKVNAIKKLDCILKHCTRRDLQESDFKELLLCSLTLVYYFGMRLKLSRLTSKYWYWCGKRQFLKAEAAFQKTMDMLLPECSEMTIKITLKFFTDVSLWNFESFVGQILEVVLYFNRGMTILFNLMLTDIHYVLFTDVKSARHRMRVFYELLKSSNWVIDKQKLLPFVTRLLDFFAYSISRNDSKASVYRYLRKGFEVCLRRIFERVENSHRLMIITTMLNWFSMVNMNHEDVLEFSSLLDHAARFYHVNSYKESFSEGLIEHVLIELVGSPNVTYSLVGCRLLSTFLDRQHNSEFLIIPTIYYEFSQVRLKVGYYDLKDKFFLRFHREKMHDNLLKAVKSHCTNIVNLKIIYSIICCLVLEVPCGLTAAAAACMVMAIQDLALNGENIPAPCRYWLHAVVVSVMSLICWVHKAPVLYTYVNHIISRRAKEAPQLNPPIMYYYNIGRHHVTWNKPTLFFEDWELRFALWKHFQESQTEKNPDKLGKIPTLDLRK from the exons atggTATTTTCATCTAGCAAACCGAAGATTTTATTGCCACAGGATCTTCAagaaaagatatatttattaagcAATTTATATAAGCCCACAGATTTAGATTCAGCCAACTATCAAAATAAGGTGAACGCTATAAAAAAACTGGATTGTATATTAAAACATTGCACCAGAAGAGATCTTCAGGAAAGTGATTTTAAGGAACTCCTGTTGTGTTCTTTGACTCTAGTGTATTATTTTGGGATGAGGTTAAAATTGAGCAGATTAACTTCTAAGTACTGGTATTGGTGTGGTAAGCGACAATTTCTGAAAGCAGAAGCAGCTTTCCAAAAAACAATGGACATGCTCTTACCAGAATGCAGCGAGATGACAATCAAAATCACTCTGAAATTTTTCACCGATGTCTCGCTTTGGAACTTTGAGAGCTTCGTCGGTCAGATTTTAGAAGTCGTTCTCTATTTTAATCGAGGCATGACTATTCTGTTTAACCTGATGCTCACAGATATACACTATGTCCTATTCACTGATGTCAAGTCCGCTAGACATCGAATGAGAGTGTTTTATGAATTACTCAAGAGTTCAAATTGGGTCATCGACAAACAAAAGCTTTTACCATTTGTCACACGATTGCTGGACTTTTTTGCTTACAGTATATCGAGGAACGATAGTAAAGCAAGTGTGTACAGATACTTGAGAAAAGGATTTGAAGTGTGTTTACGTCGCATTTTCGAAAGAGTTGAAAACTCACACAGACTGATGATTATAACAACTATGCTGAACTGGTTTTCTATGGTCAATATGAATCATGAGGACGTTCTAGAGTTCTCTTCTTTGCTGGACCACGCGGCACGGTTTTATCATGTTAATTCTTATAAAGAGAGCTTTTCCGAAGGTTTGATTGAACATGTTTTGATAGAATTGGTGGGTTCCCCAAATGTTACGTACAGCCTCGTGGGATGCAGGCTCTTATCAACATTTCTTGATCGACAACATAACTCAGAGTTTCTTATCATCCCTACGATTTACTATGAATTTTCACAG GTGCGACTAAAAGTTGGATATTATGACCTTAAGGACAAATTTTTCCTACGATTTCATAGAGAGAAAATGCATGATAACCTTCTAAAAGCGGTGAAGAGTCACTGCACGAACATTGTGAATTTAAAGATCATATATTCCATTATCTGTTGTTTGGTGCTGGAAGTGCCTTGTGGACTGACTGCCGCTGCGGCGGCGTGCATGGTCATGGCTATTCAAGACTTGGCACTAAACGGAGAGAACATCCCAGCGCCGTGCAGATATTGGTTGCACGCAGTTGTCGTATCTGTGATGTCCTTAATTTGCTGGGTCCACAAAGCTCCTGTACTATATACGTATGTCAACCATATTATATCAAGGCGGGCGAAGGAGGCACCTCAACTGAACCCGCCGATCATGTACTATTACAATATAGGCCGGCATCATGTTACTTGGAATAAGCCTACACTTTTTTTCGAAGATTGGGAACTGCGTTTCGCGCTTTGGAAGCATTTCCAAGAAAGTCAG acGGAAAAGAATCCTGATAAATTAGGAAAAATACCAACTCTAGACTTGCGCAAGTAA